The Vibrio gazogenes DNA segment CATCTATAATCGATGGCTTCTCTAATTGCATAATTGATGACGGGAATATATGATAATTTTCAACAAAGAATGGTAAGGCTGTTGTAATTTTTTCTGTGAGTTCAGAAAAAATAACCTGACCATCTTCAACAAAAATTTCCACACTAAATTCAGGACCATCTAGGTACTCTTCTACTAAATAATCTTCACGAACCTGAAATCCCATGTATGTAGTCATGAATGATTCCATTTCTTTGAATGCATCATGTAAATCTTTCACATTGTCTATGAAGAATACATGCTGGCTACTTGCACAGTTAGTTGGTTTTAGCACAACAGGGAAACCGATCTTTAATGCTGCTTCTTCCGCTTGCTCCATAGTTCGTACAACACTAAATCGAGCTGAAGGTACATGATTATCTGCATAACATTGTCTTGCAATATCTTTATTACGTACACATTGCGCTGCACCATAACTTAAGTATTTCAGACCAAGTTTTTCTGCAGCTTTAGATGTATTAGCAATTGCATAATCTGTTGCTGAAATTAATGCATCAATATGTTTATACTTGGAGACCTTGATTGCATGATAAATTGACTCTGGATCTCGAATATCACATACCAACATATCATCGTACAAATCATTGTAACCATAAACTTGAGGATTATTTTTATCAGATACAACGACAACAACAAAGCAATCAAGTTTTTTTGCTTCACGGACATAATTGACCCCGTAAAAACTAGGTTCAACTAAGACTACAATTTTTTTATCCATCAGATATTACTCCCCGCTTCTGTATGTACATTTTTTGCCAATACAATTTGTTCAATAATATATAAAATTAGTCCTAGTCCCATGATAAGTCCCATAATAACAATGCCAAACATAGCACCATGATGATCGATATAATTACCTATGCTTAATGAGAAAACACATTGAAAAATTAGAGATATTCCAATCCATACTGACATCGCCCTTCCCATGAACTCTTTCGTTACAACATTCATTAATAAGGAGTTCATAAGAATTCTCAATGACGAATTAGATAGCCCAAGCAATAGACTACATAAATACAGATTGAATACATGAGTATTCTGACTCAAGAACAATAAATCTGCCGTTGCAATAATAAAAAATAAAGTGATTAATCTTCCCATTTTAAATTTTCTAGTCACTATGGAAATTAGAAATCCAGAAAGTAAACCACCTATCCCATACGACATATCGGCAAAACCAAAAGTTACACTGTCTTTTCCTAGTGTATTACTCACATAATTTGGTAGTACAACGTTATATATCATTGTGACTATGAGTGGAATTATAGAAACAACACCTAGAATAAAAATAGCTTTGTGTTGATTAAGAAAATAAAATCCATCTTTTAATGTCTGTACATAACTTTGTCTATATTCTGTTTGTAATTCACTAACATGTCTAATCTGCTTAATTATAATCGCACTTACAATAAACATTATGGCGTTAACCAATAAAATAATTTCAAAACTATAATAACGATATAAAAATCCAGAAATACCTGCCGCAAGAAACATCCCTACTTGAAGGCTAATCTCGAGTAGAGAGTTACCGGTTACATAGTTCTTATTATCCAAGATCTCTTGTAAAAAACTACGAGATGCAGCCATATACAAAGTCCAACCAATTCCGTTAATTGCAGCGAATGCATACAGATAGTTAATATTAAAATCATTTATGTGTAAAATAATCAAGATAATGGTAATACCAATGGCACGTATAAAATGAGTCCAAAATATTAAACTCTTACGCGATAATCTATCTGTCAATACTCCAGAGAAAACTGAGGCAAGAAAACCTGCTACAACATTTACAGCTAGTAACATTCCTACACTTGCGGTGGTATCTGTTTTCATTAATACAAACCAGTTAGCACCAATCGTTGCCATACCAACGCCAAATCCAGAAATAATATCCGACATAAAAAAGAGAACAAATTTAGGATTTGTTAGAACCGACAAATTAATATTCATAATAATACCTTATTATTCATACATGATTTCGTAAACTCTATCAGTCTCGACAACGAAAAACTTAATGCTTTCAAAATCATGGAAACTGATATTTTATTATCTCATGATTCTTATGTGACTCGTCATCACCTATTACGATTAAAATAACTTTCTTATTTATAACTTTTATTTAAAACATGATGTTTTTAAATAATTAAAAAACCTACCTATAAACACTTTTATTGCCCATAAAACACCACACCAACATATCAAATTAATAAAAATAGTCAGATCGATTTGTATAAATTTATCAATAACCTTTTCCTATATCACGGTAATTTTCACATTGAATAACATTTTTCTCAAATAGCCGAATATATTTGAAATCAATCCCGCTCATCACATCATCAATAACAGCAGTATAATTACCCGGAATACAGCTACTGCCGTTAACACAACTATTTTTGACATATAAACCCCTACCGCTATCAGCGATATTTTTTCATACCTTGGGAACTAAAATTAGTTTAACTCATTATTTTTTGACTAAAAACATCTAATTTGTTCAAATAGTTATTACAATATGTACATAATCAGATGAGCCCCATAGGAATAGTCATGAACTTTATAAAATCGATTGAAGCGTTTACTCTTGTAGTCGAAAAAGGTAGCTTTACTAATGCCGCAGAAGCTCTTGATATAACCCCAAGTCTGTTGAGTCGTCAGATTAAAGAACTTGAGCAATACTTGGGGTGTCAACTATTGAACAGGACAACTCGCAAACAAGGACTAACGCGAGCAGGAGAATGTTTTCTTAAGTATAGCAATCAAATAATAGCTACAAAAGCAGAAGCAATAGAAGTCTTACATCAACTTAATGATAAAATTGCAGGTAACATACGAATTAGTTCCCCAATAGCTTTTGGAAACCATATTTTAGCACCTCTCATTTCAAAATTTTTATTAAACTATCCAGAGGTTAATATAGAAATGGATTTGACCGACCGAAAAGTTGATCTTATTGAAAATAATTTTCAACTCGCTATTCGTATTGGTGATGTGGTTGATGAAGGAGTCGTTGCTATCAATTTGCCACCGTATTCCATGGTATTAGTCGCATCGCCTAATTACTTACAGAAAAATGATATCCCTATACATCCTGACGATCTTATAAAGCATAACTGCATTTGTTTTTCTCAATGGCATTCCAATCAATACTGGAGTTTGGAAAAATCAAATAAGGTTTATAATGTTAAAATTCATCCTCGATTTGTGAGCAATACAGGCGAATCAATTCGACAGGCAGCACTTAACGGTTTAGGCATCGCTTTGAATTCAAGAATCATGCTTGAAAAAGATATTCAGTCAGGGCGATTGGTTGAAATTCTTCCTGATTTTTCAATCAGGTCTCGTAGTATGTCGATATTGCGTCTCCCTGAGACCCCCGTTCCACCAACAATAAATACGTTTATACAATTCTTATTAGATTCTGTTAAAGAGATTGGGGGCAGTCCAGTGTCCGCTAAATTAGGGTAGTGAACAAAATTCTGTGTCATTCTTGTACACCGAACCAAAAAGGAAATGACACCTTATATTTGAAATCGATGTTCAGGCCTTTGGCTTTTGCCAAAGCTCTCCAATCTGGACAAGGTCTGAATGGCAAAGGTGGCCCTGCTCACGCCGCTGATTAAGCAAATCACTGAAGCTGCGCTCGGCGCTGAAATCGACCTACACCTTGCTGATGAGCCTAAGAATCGGCAAAACGGTAAATCCCGGAAAAATATCGAAAACTCATCCGGTGAATTTGAACTCGAGACGCCACGTGACCGCAATGGCTCTTTTAACCCCTTTCATGATTATCAATAGAAACACCATTTATAAATGTTTGAAAATTATTTATTATCCCAAGTTCATCATTTGAAAATGATGATTAAACTTGCATCTTATTGAACATAATAAAATCCCTTTAATTCTTATTAAATCACACAAAAACAGCGTTCAATAACGACCAAAAAAAATAGATTAAAAACATTGATTCAAATCAACCCAAGTACGTTATTATAAATAATAAACGTTTCCTAATAACTCATTAAATTAAAAAATAATATTTATATTCAATCTGATTAATAAGAACCAAATGTGAGAGTAAATAACATTATAAAAAAGGAATTATGTGACTATAGTCACCAATACACAAATGCCCCCTGTTGTATATTGATAATCATTTAAATGGATATTTTAATGCCATATTTATTATTAATCCTTGCTGCCATGTTTTGGGGTGGTAATTACGTTGTTGGTCATATACTCGTTGCCCAAGCAGACCCGATTATTATGACAGAGGCACGATGGTTACTCACGGCCATATTACTTGGATTTTTGTATTTCAACCAAGTTAAAAACAATTTAAATAAGATAAGAAACTGTTTTATTGCGATAATATTTCTTTCTGTTTTTGGTCAAGTTCTGTTTCCGCTAACACTCTATATCGGACTACAAACCACCACATCATTGAATGCTGCAATATATATGTCAGCGACACCGGGGATTGTATTAATTATCAATGGTGTCATATTCAGAGATAAAATTACCTTGAATAATATTTTGGGTGTGATTTTGAGTACATTTGGCGTTTTCTTTTTAGTGATGAAAGGCAATGTGAGCGATACTCGAGTCTTCCACCATATCAATACCGGTGATCTATGGGCTATGGGGTCGGCCTTAAGCTGGGCATTTTATTGTTCTTTCTTACGGCTAAAAGACAAAACGATCCCCAGTAATGCTTTCGTCACTGTCAGCTCTCTTACCGGTGCAGTCATCTTAATACCAATCGTCTGGTACTACACGACTCAATTTCCTATCAGCCTATCATCGTATACTCATGGTAGTTTTCTGGCTGGTCTGCTGTATTTAGTGCTCTTTCTGTCTTGGTTATCTTATGTCTTTTGGAACAAAGGTATTGGTGAGATCGGGGCTACAAGAGGAGAAATCTACACGCATATCATCCCTTTATCAGGCGGTGTATTCAGTATCGTTTTTCTGGACGTTCAATTAAAGAGTTACCATATTGTCAGTGCGCTGCTCATTGGCGTTGGAATCTGGTTTTGTTCAAAGAAACTTAAGCCAAAATCAACTCTGGCATCTCCTCTCGAACATAAATGAACGATTTAGTGGGCAACTACAACGACCGACATGCCGGAATCATATAGCTCTTATTATTTTCGATTAGATATAAAAAACCTTGCTTTGCAGCAAGGTTTTTTATTTGAATATTCATCTAAATCAGATCATGATTCATCGTCATCATCGTCGGGATACAGGGCGTCTTCCCCTTCGTAGTAAGTCCCCCAACCGTCATAGATGATGTCGAACTTCTCAGCCAGATGAATCAGTTTTTCAGCCTGCTCATCAATGGCTTCGGCATTCAACGCTGACTGCATTGTTGCATCACAGCAAAACAGGATTTCGCCATCTTCTTCGTCTTCAACTTCTTCGGCTTCCAACACTTCAAAACCCATCTTAAATGCTTCAACTGCGACTTTTTCAAGCTTCTCAAAAGTTTCAGCAAACAGGTGGTGCTCTATCTCATAGAGTGCTTCAGGATCACTACCATCTTCCAATAGTGCCTGAATGATTTCTCGGGTATCTTCTTTCTGTAATTCGATTAACGACTCAACAGAAACATAATCGTCTTCATGGGACATGTTCATACTCCAGCTTGATATTTAAAAATATTGATGATTAATCCGTCCCACCAACAGTAATTGCATCGAGTTTGAGAGTTGGCTGTCCGACACCGACAGGTAAGCTTTGTCCGGCTTTACCACACACACCAACCCCTTTATCAATTTGTAAATCATTACCAACCATCGAGACTTGTTGCATCGCTTCAATTCCTGAACCGATTAAGGTCGCCCCTTTGATAGGTCGGGTAATTTTGCCGTTTTCAATCAAATAGGCTTCAGATGCAGAAAAAACAAACTTTCCAGAGGTAATATCGACCTGACCACCGCCAAAGTTTGGTGCATATACGCCCTTTTCAACCGTTGAAATAATTTCTTCCGGTGTATGCTGACCGGGAAGCATATATGTATTGGTCATTCTCGGCATCGGTAAATGGGCATAAGACTCCCGGCGACCATTGCCGGTCGGTGCTACCCCCATCAGGCGTGCATTCAATTTATCTTGCATATATCCTTTCAGCACACCATTTTCGATCAGGACATTATACTGTCCCGGAACCCCTTCATCATCAACATTCAATGATCCACGGCGATCTTTTAACGTGCCGTCATCGACGATGGTACAAAGATCCGAGGTAACTTTCTGCCCGATCTTACCGGCAAATACCGATGATCCCTTACGATTAAAGTCGCCTTCGAGTCCATGACCGACGGCTTCATGTAGTAACACACCCGGCCAACCGGCTCCGAGAACAACAGGCATGGTCCCCGCAGGTGCGGCAACCGCTTCGAGATTGACCAGAGCCTGTCGAATGGCTTCATCGGCAAATTCATAAGCCACGGCCATACCGTCTCGCTCAGTCAGGAAGTAATCATAACCCACTCGACCACCGCCTCCGGCGCTGCCTTTTTCACGACGCTCACCTTTTTGTGCCAGTACACTAATGGATAATCGCACTAACGGCCGCGTATCTCCGGCATATGTACCATCGGAAGCAGCAATTAAAACTTGTTCATAGACACCACTCAGACTGATCGACACTTCTTGAATCAGCGGCTCTTTGGTGCGGATATAAGCATCCAGCGCTTTCAGTAATTCAGTCTTCTGTTGCTTTTGCCAGCTATCAAGCGGATTATCCATACCGTAATAATCCTGCGTATTGCTGCGAGAAAATTGCCGGACCCGCTGTTGACCACTCTGGCCTTGCTGAGCAATCCCTCTTGCTGCGGTTGCACTCTGCTGCAAAGCCTCTTCTGTTAACTGGTCTGAATAAGCAAACCCGGTTTTTTCACCGCTGACTGCCCGGACACCAACACCCCGATCAATATTGAAAGATCCGTCTTTAATCAAACCATCTTCCAGAACCAGCGATTCATGCCAACTGGACTGAAAATACAGATCCGCATAATCGATCTGCCGAGCCATCATAGTCGACAACGTTTGCTCAATGAATTGTTCAGAAAGCCCGGTCGGATGAAGCAGTGCTTTTTCTATATGTTCAATTGTCATAATTCGCTCTTCTGTTCCAAAAACTGATTGCTAAATCTTGTATGCGATAATACCGGCATTGAAGTTCTCACCTGAGCTAACAAATCAAGATCGATATCGGCGACCAATGTCGCTGCGGTTTGTGCCAGACTTGCTACGACCTCTCCCCAAGGGTTAATCACCATGGAGTGTCCCCAAGTTTCCCGGCCTCCCTCATGGACACCCCCTTGGTTCACAGCAACGACCCAGCATTGGGTTTCAATTGCTCGGGCTCTCAGGAGTATCTCCCAGTGAGCTCGTCCGGTCACAGCGGTAAATGCGGCCGGAACCAATATAACCTGAGCACCTTGCTGGCGTAACATAGAATAGAGATGAGGGAAACGAACATCATAACAAATCGAAAGCCCCAACTCACCAAACGGTGTGGATGCGAGCCGAACTTCGGAGCCGGGAAAAAAGATATCGGACTCGCGATAATGGCGGTGTCCATCGGCAACATCAACGTCAAACATATGCAGCTTATCATAAGAAGTGACGAGCTGACCGTCAGCAGAATACACCAGCAGTGTGGTTGTCACTCCCTGTGGCGTTCTCACCGGAAAACTACCAATGACGAGCCAGACTGAAAAGGCTTTCGCAATCCGACTCAAAGCCTCCTGTAAAGGGCCGCTCCCCAACACTTCAGCATGATGATGATAGTCCTGTTTAGAACCGAAAACGATGGCATTTTCCGGTGTCACTATCCACTCAGCACCCTGAGCAGATAACGCTTCAACCTGTGTTTCAATCCATCGCATATTGTGCTCCGGATCAGCTCCGGATGTCATCTGAATTAAACCGACTCGGCTCATTGGGTTGCTCCTTGTTTGTGTTGCTGTGCTTCTTCGCGTAGTTTTTCCGGTAGTTTGAACTCACCTTTACTACGGGAGATCTCTTTCACAACAGGACTATCAATCGGCCCTTTCACTTCATAATTGACTTCCGTGAATACCTCAACCACCGGGGAGATCACGGTTGTGATGGCCAACACATAGAGTGCTGTCACTGGGTTGACCGCAAAAGCACTGAGGACAGGTAATCCGGACGTCACATCAGGCACAAAATTCACTTCAGCATCAATGGTATTGGCGTTCAGGTCAACCATACCTTTAATGGTCATATTGCCAGCCAAAGCATCCATCTCAATATTATTGGTTACGAACACACCCTGTGATATTTCTCCGCTTCCTTCAATTGAGTCAAACGCCATTCCCTGATCAAAAACATCACTGAAATCGAGCTGCATCTTACGAATAATAGAATCTAAACTAAATAATCCCAGAAAACGTGCCGCACCACTGACATCGGAGATGCTGCCCTTGCCCAGTTTTGAACTGACCGAGCCTTTGAGGGTATCAACTTGTGCCGCCCATGGTGCGCCATCCCATGCCATCTGTGTCTTAATCGAGAACGGGGCATTCTGAATCCCCGAGGTGATCCCAAAGCGTTCCATCAGATCACTATTGTTATCGCCTTTCAAATCCATGTTTAGCACAGTATGGGACTGTTTCCCATCCAGTGTCCACTGACCATTGGCATGAATTTCATTACTTCCGCTGACGATATCTATTTTCTTCCATGACAGTGTTTTCCCCTGTCGCTGGAAGTCCATATTCAAATGACCGACTTTATACCCTTGAAACCAGAAATCTTTGATCACTAATGTCAGGTTTGGCATCAACTGATGAAACTGACGATCAAAATTGGTAATCCGACGCTCATTTTGACGAGACTCATCAACAAATAATGAATCATGATCTTTACGCTTTTCCAATGCGGGGACATAAAGATGCAGTTGATCCAAAGACACACTCAAATCATAGGGCGCAATATAATTGGCTTTCCCTTTCATTTCTTGGCTCTGGAGGTTCATACGCCAGCCAAAACTTTTATGTCGGGCAAGAAAATCCACATCATGCCATTCCAGTGACGCCAGTGTCAGATCTTTCACCTGCAATTCGACATGATCCGGTATCGGAATTTGTGGCATTGACATCGTATGCCGGGAACCTGTTTTCGGCGCACCAGAAGACACGTCTTCTTTGGTCAGCAAGGCAATCCACTGATCAAGATCGAAATGATTTAAGCGGATGGCAGCTGAATGGCCGACAATCGGACTGACTTTAAAGCTCCCGTTCCCCAAAATCAGGTTGGTTGCCGTGAGCACTGGCTCGGATTGTGTCACATCGATTTCTGTCTGATACTTGGCATGCGGGACCTGAAGCCGGGCACTGATCGTTTCCTGATTACCAGAAATCTGTAGAGCGGCTTTCCCCGGTTCCTGAGCCTTTTTATTGAATGGATACGGATACAGGCTGGTTATCGCTTGCAAATCAGTATTCAGGTCTGCCTGATAAGAAAAACCAATATCATTGAGCTGAATATCGACGCCCATCTCCCATGGCGCATGGCCGGAGAGCGGTGCAATCCATTTCTGGCCGACATAAGATGCCAAGGGCGTAACTTCCCAATCGCCGACCGTGTCAATATGAACATTGTATCCCTTGCTGCTACTTTCTCCCTGAAAATCCCATGTGACAGGTTGACCAAGCATCTCCCCCTGCAACGCTGACGCGGTTACCACATCATTATCAAACCGAATACGTCCGGAAACTTTGCGTAAATCAAGTGGCGGAGATTGAATATCAACGCGGTTGTTCTTGAGGTCAGCCCAGCCCCATGCTCTCGGCTCTTGGTCGCTTTCAAAAGGAATATTGAGCTGAAACTCAGATTGAATCTTGCCGTTAACCTGTACGGTCGTTAATGCAGCACCGACCGAATGAACTAACGGGGTCGATGTCATAAAATCACGTAACGCATTCCCTTGGGCTTGGGCCTTTGCTTCAATTTCAATATGGCCAGAATGCATTAATGCCGGTATCCGTCCGGTAATCCGTAGCGCATTCACATCCATCAGATGCGCCTGTCTTGAATCCAGATACATGGATTCATTCTGAAACAGCAGATTCAGCTGTAAATCGGTTAAAGGTGGCCATGCGGTATTGTAACTGAACCGGGCATTTTTTAACCCGACCCAAGCCTGAAAAATACCGTTATTTCGCTGATAAGGAAAATCCTTGAGACGCCCGTACCACAATATCTTCGCCGTCTTAACCTTCCCACCCTGAATTGCAGTCGACAGATAATCGGTCAACTCATCGCCTAATGCCCGGACCGGCAAATAACGCCATGTCTCTCCGGCCTGAAAGAGATCAACTTCGCTATACAGTGACAGTAACGGACTCTGATCATGGAACATATCCAGTTTAAATTGACCAACAGTCTGTAAATCCGGCGTACGTACAGCGACATGATCTGACCATAAGGACCAGCCATCCGCTGTAGACTGCCAGACTAGATTGACCTGACCTTTTTGGATAATCAGCGGTGCCTGAAACACATCACCGTAAGGAAGTGTGTCATCATCCAGATTGGCACGAATCACCGCTTTATCGGTATTGCCACGGATACTTGCCTGAAGATGATGCACTTCTGGCAATAAATACCACTGCTGAATCGAGCCTTCTGAAAGTTGTGCGGAATATTGCCGGATGCCCTGCATATCACCGGCTAAACGAATATCATGCAAGGTACCTTCCGGTTTCAGTTGTGTCAGCATTCCTTGCAATTGCTCTGACAAAGGCATCCGTTTAATCAGCGGCACTAATGAACCAATGTTAATCTCACCGATATTCATCAGCCAATGATCAGGCTGCCATTTCATCAAAAAATTGAGTTCCGGCCATTGGGCCTCGTCTGTTTGCAATACCACAGACTGAGCTTGAATCACCATGCCATCTTGCTTTGGAATCAGCCGGAACACCCCTTCCTGCATATGTAAACGGTGTTGTTTATTTGTCGCCGAATCTGCATGTTGAGTGGATAAATCCGACCAGAACAGATCGGAAGGACGAACCTGTACATAGCCATCTTTCGGGGTATTGTGTTCGAGCGTCAACCAGCCATCGAAACTAACCTGTCCACTATGAATACCAGTCTCTTTTTTCAGGTACTGAGTCAGCCATGGACCAACACTAATATTGTCCGAACTGACATAGAACTGGCCAGAAATATCATGGAATGAGTCAAAATCTTCAAAATCAGCACGAACAGAAAGAGAGTTGATACCGGTATTGGTGACACTCACCACGCCTTGAGCCTGATGGTGATGACCCTTGTTTTTCCATTTCAGTCTGGCAATTTCCAATTGTCGGATATCACCCGAGATTGAGCGGTAACGAATGGCCGAGTCCAGAACAGAAAAATCATCAAGCTGGCGCAGAAAAATATTGTCCAGATGACGAATGGTTTCCTGTTGTACTTTTTTTTGCTCTTGGGAATCATTGGATGACTGTTGTTGAAACAGATCAACCGAACTCACATCTAATTTTGACTGGTGAATCACTAAGTTGGCAATTACGGGCTGCCATTGCAGCAGTGATTTGAATAAATCGAATTCAATATCCACCCGATCTGCGGCAAAATGAATATTCGATTCATCGGGTAGATGTGCTTGAAACCCCGTCAAAGACAGAGAAGGATGACGATTACGCCAGTATCCATGTATATCCTTCACAGAAAACTGAATTTCAGCCTGCCGGTTCATCCATTCGGTCATCGGTATCTGATACTGATTCATATGAGGTAAAGCAACTCTCAAAGCTGAAATCAGAATCGCAAGCAAAACCAACAGGCTTAATAAAAGCCATAGTGATGTCCGAACAAGACGAGAAACTATAAAACGCACAATACCCTACTCAGTTAAGTCACATCATGACAACATCAAACTGTTCCTGGACATACAAATGTTCCGCTTGAATCCGTACCTGTTTGCCGATAAAGACCTCAAGCTCGGCCAATGCATGCGATTCATCACCCTGTAAAGAATCCGCAACCGCCGGCGAAGCATAGACGACAAAGTTATCGGCATCATAGGCACGGTTAACCCGGGTAATTTCACGCAAAATTTCAAAACAAACGGTTTCAACAGTTTTGACTTGTCCACGTCCTTCACATGTTGGACAAGTCGAACACAATACATGTTCAATACTTTCCCGTGTTCTCTTACGTGTCATCTCGACCAATCCCAAATGCGTGAAGCCATTGATATTGGTTTTAACACGATCTTTACTCAGTGCAGTTTCTAAGGAGGTCAGCACGCGGGTCCGGTGTTCTTCCGAGACCATATCAATAAAATCAATAATAATGATGCCCCCCAGATTGCGCAGCCGAAGTTGACGGGCGATCGCCTGGGTTGCTTCTATATTGGTGTTGAAAATCGTCTCTTCCAGATTGCGACGGCCAACAAACGCACCGGTATTAATATCAATGGTGGTCATGGCTTCTGTTTGGTCGATAATCAGATAGCCGCCGGATTTCAGCTCAACCTTACGCTCCAGAGAACGCTGGATTTCATTCTCTGTATCATACATATCAAAGATAGGTTTATCGCCTTCATACAACACCAGTTTCTCAGTCAGTTCCGGCACATATTCAGACGTGAATTCTTTGAGGTTTTCAAACTCCAGACGCGAGTCCACTAACACTTTGGTTAAATCGGTTCCGACAAAATCTCTGAGAATTCGTTGTGACAACCCCAGTTCGCCATAAAGGGTAGTACGCGTTTTATACTTTGCCCGCCGCTCGATAATCTTGCTCCACAAGCGCTTGAGAAAAGCGGCATCCTGAGAGAGTTCTTTCTCATCCGCACCTTCTGCCGCAGTCCGGATAATAAAGCCGCCCAGTTCATCACAATAATTAGCGACGATATTCTTGAGACGTTCTCTTTCACTCTCACTTTCAATTCGTTGGGAAACACCGACATGACTGGCCCCGGGCATGAAAACCAGATAGCGGGAAGGTAACGTAATATCCGTCGTCAGGCGGGCGCCTTTCGTACCGAGCGGATCTTTGACAACCTGTACGACGATATCTTGTCCCTGACGGACAAGTTCAGAGATATCGCGCACCTGAAACTGCTGCTTTTCATTTTCCGCCACACACTCAGTGTGAGGAACAATATCCGAAGCATGAAGAAAAGCGGCCTTATCCAGACCGATATCAACAAATGCAGCCTGCATACCGGGTAACACCCGACTCACTTTTCCTTTATAGATATTTCCGACGATACCGCGTTTCGCATCCCGCTCGATATGGATTTCCTGAAGGACGCCACCCTCTATCATCGCCACGCGACTCTCACTCGGAGTTACATTCAACAACAACTCTGCACTCATGAGCGCACCTCAATTTGATTTTATAAAAATTTATGCAAGAGCTGGTCAGTTTCAAATAGCGGTAGCCCGACAACGGCAAAATAGCTACCTTCAATCCGAGTTACAAATTTTCCACCCAATCCCTGAATACCATAACTGCCAGCTTTATCACACGGCTCACCCGATTGCCAATAACGTTCTATTTCATCATCCGACAACGGTTTAAACCATACATCAGTGGTTACAACTATCGTGTGTGTTTGTTGGGTATCCGTCACCGTCACAGCAGTCATGACTTGATGATTTCGCCCAGAAAGCTGCAAGAGCATCTGCCGAGCATGCGTCAAACATGTCGGTTTTTCGAGAATATGCTGATCAATCACCACTATCGTATCAGCACCTAAAACAACCGCTTGCTCTGACTTCACCATGTCCAAACCCGCG contains these protein-coding regions:
- a CDS encoding YhdP family protein; its protein translation is MRFIVSRLVRTSLWLLLSLLVLLAILISALRVALPHMNQYQIPMTEWMNRQAEIQFSVKDIHGYWRNRHPSLSLTGFQAHLPDESNIHFAADRVDIEFDLFKSLLQWQPVIANLVIHQSKLDVSSVDLFQQQSSNDSQEQKKVQQETIRHLDNIFLRQLDDFSVLDSAIRYRSISGDIRQLEIARLKWKNKGHHHQAQGVVSVTNTGINSLSVRADFEDFDSFHDISGQFYVSSDNISVGPWLTQYLKKETGIHSGQVSFDGWLTLEHNTPKDGYVQVRPSDLFWSDLSTQHADSATNKQHRLHMQEGVFRLIPKQDGMVIQAQSVVLQTDEAQWPELNFLMKWQPDHWLMNIGEINIGSLVPLIKRMPLSEQLQGMLTQLKPEGTLHDIRLAGDMQGIRQYSAQLSEGSIQQWYLLPEVHHLQASIRGNTDKAVIRANLDDDTLPYGDVFQAPLIIQKGQVNLVWQSTADGWSLWSDHVAVRTPDLQTVGQFKLDMFHDQSPLLSLYSEVDLFQAGETWRYLPVRALGDELTDYLSTAIQGGKVKTAKILWYGRLKDFPYQRNNGIFQAWVGLKNARFSYNTAWPPLTDLQLNLLFQNESMYLDSRQAHLMDVNALRITGRIPALMHSGHIEIEAKAQAQGNALRDFMTSTPLVHSVGAALTTVQVNGKIQSEFQLNIPFESDQEPRAWGWADLKNNRVDIQSPPLDLRKVSGRIRFDNDVVTASALQGEMLGQPVTWDFQGESSSKGYNVHIDTVGDWEVTPLASYVGQKWIAPLSGHAPWEMGVDIQLNDIGFSYQADLNTDLQAITSLYPYPFNKKAQEPGKAALQISGNQETISARLQVPHAKYQTEIDVTQSEPVLTATNLILGNGSFKVSPIVGHSAAIRLNHFDLDQWIALLTKEDVSSGAPKTGSRHTMSMPQIPIPDHVELQVKDLTLASLEWHDVDFLARHKSFGWRMNLQSQEMKGKANYIAPYDLSVSLDQLHLYVPALEKRKDHDSLFVDESRQNERRITNFDRQFHQLMPNLTLVIKDFWFQGYKVGHLNMDFQRQGKTLSWKKIDIVSGSNEIHANGQWTLDGKQSHTVLNMDLKGDNNSDLMERFGITSGIQNAPFSIKTQMAWDGAPWAAQVDTLKGSVSSKLGKGSISDVSGAARFLGLFSLDSIIRKMQLDFSDVFDQGMAFDSIEGSGEISQGVFVTNNIEMDALAGNMTIKGMVDLNANTIDAEVNFVPDVTSGLPVLSAFAVNPVTALYVLAITTVISPVVEVFTEVNYEVKGPIDSPVVKEISRSKGEFKLPEKLREEAQQHKQGATQ
- a CDS encoding carbon-nitrogen hydrolase family protein codes for the protein MSRVGLIQMTSGADPEHNMRWIETQVEALSAQGAEWIVTPENAIVFGSKQDYHHHAEVLGSGPLQEALSRIAKAFSVWLVIGSFPVRTPQGVTTTLLVYSADGQLVTSYDKLHMFDVDVADGHRHYRESDIFFPGSEVRLASTPFGELGLSICYDVRFPHLYSMLRQQGAQVILVPAAFTAVTGRAHWEILLRARAIETQCWVVAVNQGGVHEGGRETWGHSMVINPWGEVVASLAQTAATLVADIDLDLLAQVRTSMPVLSHTRFSNQFLEQKSEL
- the tldD gene encoding metalloprotease TldD is translated as MTIEHIEKALLHPTGLSEQFIEQTLSTMMARQIDYADLYFQSSWHESLVLEDGLIKDGSFNIDRGVGVRAVSGEKTGFAYSDQLTEEALQQSATAARGIAQQGQSGQQRVRQFSRSNTQDYYGMDNPLDSWQKQQKTELLKALDAYIRTKEPLIQEVSISLSGVYEQVLIAASDGTYAGDTRPLVRLSISVLAQKGERREKGSAGGGGRVGYDYFLTERDGMAVAYEFADEAIRQALVNLEAVAAPAGTMPVVLGAGWPGVLLHEAVGHGLEGDFNRKGSSVFAGKIGQKVTSDLCTIVDDGTLKDRRGSLNVDDEGVPGQYNVLIENGVLKGYMQDKLNARLMGVAPTGNGRRESYAHLPMPRMTNTYMLPGQHTPEEIISTVEKGVYAPNFGGGQVDITSGKFVFSASEAYLIENGKITRPIKGATLIGSGIEAMQQVSMVGNDLQIDKGVGVCGKAGQSLPVGVGQPTLKLDAITVGGTD